The following proteins come from a genomic window of Plasmodium vivax chromosome 3, whole genome shotgun sequence:
- a CDS encoding variable surface protein Vir10, putative (encoded by transcript PVX_103145A): protein MYICNNDVFCFIKILEKERQQYGTIDMRHFRLLAIKNGIPKELEYASFSNVFAYDKYKKLKKKKEDSSTYKRLKREGLNDMEIYKKSFQCKYNKKKGLAKLDCYCEKKIFAKIDDICEFARKTKNEKKRFKKIVLFYIAIKFIKYERLIDGKVEGKKIARKISRYYND from the exons ATGTACATCTGTAATAATGATGTG ttttgctttattaaaattttggaaaaagagCGCCAACAATATGGGACAATTGACATGAGACATTTTAGATTATtggcaataaaaaatggaataccCAAAGAATTAGAATATGCTTCGTTTAGCAATGTATTTgcatatgataaatataaaaaattaaaaaaaaaaaaagaagattcaTCAACATACAAACGGTTAAAACGGGAGGGATTAAACGATAtggaaatttataaaaaatcgTTTCAGTgcaaatataacaaaaagaAGGGTTTAGCAAAACTAGATtgttattgtgaaaaaaaaatatttgctaaGATTGATGATATATGTGAATTTGCgagaaagacaaaaaatgaaaaaaaaaggtttaaaaaaatag tattattttatatagcgataaaatttataaagtaTGAAAGATTAATAGACGGAAAAGTGGAAGGGAAAAAGATTGCTAGGAAAATATCCCGttattataatgattaa
- a CDS encoding variable surface protein Vir18, putative (encoded by transcript PVX_103150A) produces MQGWRGTFSGTTNALRGFEQRTCIRDYAKLKSEIEKEIEAFNTKKHKDFYKEWDKINKNIIQKNNEISYCVNKGHVSVDLINLDNIKNFRLKCPNRYAPTCSNSSPSQVRKSPASKKTVSEGSCIAGKGCKEGIAQAKEEKSKSQSRSPEGDPKTIEFHRADPKHQHQKDSIGQEPGNAKIISQAQPSAAHSDSHVVTDIKEREQIDNRDSTSSSREKAPAQRLSVIEPSKENTFETPPGDQHLQTVTAVESDTGASSQVRVSGENIPQSKIPLDETHGANTTSQQSNDITVSRGKDGDGQTVATNTHGPESAAEGASLHHNHLNGYRISASTGDLSSASAELDTRNDDHAGNVTTNSESPPVKTACAEASSDQASGSETSCSKREYSELNTSTGNILERVHEFFNKLPNKEHVIKASAPMGIVLLLGLLFKYTPLWRVLTKKNRKKEAGINEELNSVLQEPSIIDDERNIPFSYGAFEYSSFDQNSY; encoded by the exons atgcaagGGTGGCGTGGAACATTTAGTGGCACCACTAATGCTCTAAGAGGTTTCGAACAACGTACATGCATAAGAGATTATGCTAAATTAAAAtcagaaattgaaaaagaaattgagGCTTTTAATACAAAGAAGCATAAAGATTTCTATAAAGAGTgggataaaataaataaaaatataatacaaaaaaacaatgaaATAAGCTATTGTGTTAACAAAGGACATGTTTCAGTTGATTTAATTAATCTTGataatataaagaattttaGATTAAAGTGTCCTAATCGTTATGCACCTACATGTAGTAATAGTTCTCCATCTCAAGTTAGAAAATCTCctgcttcaaaaaaaacTGTTTCAGAAGGATCGTGTATAGCAGGTAAGGGTTGTAAAGAAGGAATAGCACaagcaaaagaagaaaagagcAAATCACAATCGAGATCTCCGGAAGGAGACCCTAAAACAATAGAGTTCCATAGAGCAGATCCCAAACACCAACATCAAAAGGATTCTATTGGACAAGAGCCAGGAAATGCAAAGATAATTTCACAGGCACAACCGAGTGCTGCGCATTCTGATTCGCATGTTGTAACTGATATCAAAGAGCGTGAACAAATAGATAATAGGGATTCAACTTCATCTAGTCGAGAAAAAGCTCCGGCACAACGTTTATCAGTCATAGAACCTTCTAAAGAAAACACATTTGAAACTCCTCCAGGAGATCAACATTTACAAACTGTCACTGCTGTGGAATCTGATACAGGTGCCTCTTCTCAAGTAAGGGTTTCAGGTGAAAATATTCCTCAAAGTAAAATACCTCTTGACGAAACACATGGTGCTAATACTACTAGTCAGCAATCTAATGATATTACAGTCTCTCGAGGAAAAGATGGTGACGGCCAAACCGTTGCTACTAATACACATGGTCCTGAATCTGCTGCTGAAGGAGCTTCCCTTCATCATAATCATCTTAATGGATATCGTATTAGTGCATCAACCGGTGATTTGAGTTCCGCTAGTGCAGAACTTGATACAAGAAATGATGATCATGCTGGTAACGTGACTACTAATAGTGAATCTCCTCCTGTTAAAACTGCTTGTGCTGAAGCATCTAGTGATCAAGCATCTGGAAGTGAAACTTCTTGTTCTAAAAGAGAATACAGTGAATTGAATACTTCTACTGGTAATATACTAGAGAGAGTTCATGaatttttcaataaattACCAAATAAAGAACATGTAATAAAGGCTTCAGCACCCATGGGAATTGTTCTCTTATTgggccttctttttaaa TACACTCCTTTGTGGAGGGTTCTTACTAAAAAGAATAGGAAGAAAGAAGCAGGTATTAATGAAGAATTGAATAGTGTACTACAAGAACCTTCAATTATTGATGACGAAAGAAATATCCCATTTTCATATGGTGCTTTTGAATATTCATCATTTGATcaaaattcatattaa
- a CDS encoding variable surface protein Vir10-like (encoded by transcript PVX_103160A), with protein sequence MKDNIKKNLIIKFITFIFFIWIYQKYDDEFSFNKGLENICNSKDSIYIEAYRLLAKQDLKMGLYDKNLEDNLLKHSDNGILKFDNYGSSVYDKLQKSCSNGLKIYKKQFKHKYSRKKGLKRLDCYCEKKIFDMIDILGEQPVGTSGNNIKLKKNIVRKLGIRAILMCLVPLIGIILPILDEIKGSSSNTILLDSGIPKSVYIIYGILFIILTYIILFSIIYTMKKVVKYHRLEAGRGKLNFSEYCHFCKDIFFA encoded by the exons ATGAAAGATAACATCAAGAAAAAtcttattattaaatttattacattcattttttttatttggataTATCAGAAATATGATGATGag TTTTCATTTAACAAGGGATTGGAAAATATCTGTAATAGTAAGGATTCCATATATATAGAAGCATATAGGTTATTGGCAAAACAGgatttaaaaatggggttATATGACAAGAACTTAGAggataatttattaaaacataGTGATAAtggaatattaaaatttgataATTATGGTTCGTCCGTATATGacaaattacaaaaaagttgTTCAAATGGTctgaaaatttataaaaaacaatttaagcATAAATATTCTAGAAAGAAAGGTTTAAAAAGACTAGATtgttattgtgaaaaaaaaatatttgatatgATTGACATACTAGGTGAACAGCCAGTTGGGACTAGTGGTAATAAcataaaactaaaaaaaaatatagtaagAAAATTGGGTATACGAGCTATTTTAATGTGTTTAGTTCCATTGATTGGGATTATATTACCAATTTTAGATGAAATAAAAGGATCATCGAGTAATACTATATTGTTGGATTCTGGAATACCAAAATCCGTGTATATCATATATggtattctttttataatattaacatatataattttattttcgatTATTTACACTATgaaaaaagttgtaaaataTCACAGATTAGAAGCTGGAAGAGGTAAATTGAATTTTAGCGAATattgtcatttttgtaaagatatattttttgcctaA
- a CDS encoding variable surface protein Vir12-related (encoded by transcript PVX_103155A) produces MAKPAAASVISAEKLEKVAEELKLKTFYDDFFLKNEQPKSADPCKIFDAEGKKKENEKNICLKLVRHLEKIGDIKEKATRVDHCNYLTYWFYDEIGKIYDYSKKKEDISSFKELIGVENNVKVPQSRYEKCTLKSENGVSLDEWKKRKLSYIYMKNYNDIKSKVFSQKKEQCDKYTTYLDNISKLYIKYKTNNCGFFWSSNYADCSRKYDPNPLITELAKCKTQGSNGSQSSFLGWFWGSSSPKTAPSKGSPGAQEPAKTAVVKSSGGIVSIGGKVAGAERAVANKGLSSVAPKQSREVLGGSQNAVVVAPLGNSQAGVHMPPGSKDIQNGSYTTLPTAFVVDPDTSNFLEKTFGILKSEYFRHSIVGASIIGVLVFLFFFFKSTPIGSQTNKGEKKKRKPQNNYYDEYEEELPRYESQQSLAESQMSDAYISYQPRRDRYY; encoded by the exons atggcaaaaccGGCAGCGGCATCAGTAATATCTGCGGAAAAattg GAAAAAGTTGCAGAAGAATTAAAACTTAAAACATTCTATGatgatttctttttaaagaatgAACAACCTAAATCTGCTGATCCCTGTAAAATATTCGACGctgaaggcaaaaaaaaagaaaatgaaaaaaatatatgcctaAAGCTCGTACGCCATTTAGAGAAAATTGGTGATATCAAAGAAAAGGCTACGCGCGTTGAtcattgtaattatttaacatattggttttatgatgaaataggaaaaatatatgattactcgaaaaaaaaagaagatatatCCTCTTTTAAAGAACTTATTGGTGTAGAGAATAATGTTAAAGTACCACAGAGTCGATATGAGAAGTGTACTTTAAAATCTGAAAATGGAGTAAGTTTGgatgaatggaaaaaaaggaaactgtcttatatttatatgaaaaattataatgatatTAAAAGCAAggttttttctcaaaaaaaagaacaatgtGATAAGTACACTACATATCTTGATAATATTAGtaagttatatataaaatataagacGAATAACTGTGGTTTTTTTTGGAGTTCGAATTATGCGGATTGTTCTCGTAAATATGACCCAAATCCCCTCATAACTGAATTAGCTAAATGTAAGACTCAAGGATCTAATGGTAGTCAATCTTCATTTCTAGGATGGTTCTGGGGAAGTTCATCACCTAAAACAGCTCCAAGTAAAGGTTCTCCAGGTGCTCAGGAACCAGCAAAGACTGCAGTTGTGAAAAGTTCTGGGGGGATAGTATCCATAGGGGGGAAAGTTGCAGGAGCTGAACGAGCAGTTGCGAATAAAGGGTTATCATCTGTAGCACCCAAACAAAGTAGAGAAGTATTAGGTGGATCCCAAAATGCTGTAGTAGTAGCACCACTTGGAAATTCGCAAGCAGGAGTTCATATGCCACCTGGGAGTAAAGATATTCAAAACGGTTCCTATACTACATTGCCTACAGCTTTTGTGGTTGACCCTGATACatctaattttttggaaaaaacgtTTGGTATATTAAAATCAGAGTATTTTCGTCACTCAATAGTAGGAGCTTCAATAATAGGAGTACTTGTATTCctattctttttctttaag TCAACTCCGATAGGATCGCAAACAAATAAAggtgaaaagaagaaaagaaagccTCAGAATAATTACTATGATgaatatgaagaagaattaCCAAGATATGAGTCACAACAGTCATTGGCGGAGTCCCAAATGAGCGATGcatatatatcatatcaACCTAGGCGTGACCGTTATTACTAA
- a CDS encoding variable surface protein Vir4, putative (encoded by transcript PVX_096000A): MNTLKIIEAIRKWLGLRSSELFSEKFYDQLNYDIDNLNDYNKECDKLNEPYNTPGVKKICKQVLKFLKTKAFRLDHEDSVRDDCVLLNYWIYEKLYKYYSPTDSTKVPHAFGSLLPKWYELVQDESNESYYKKCKPSTTIVTEDNWQERKELYEYCVDYKTVRGYADYFDKCKEYYPYFQKKAELYKKFEKVCSPKTKDCPDFYDRCKEYDPNKILENLKCHNEMKGKRVSDALPKLLPDVEEEATEVDNTYGAPKPTGEVPSQFAATLRGRIPNTPIKYGDLLLGIVVTSITSGALYRFKTYRRRLRNGFGWNGTPIGHLNEGGNGLLAQVLDAHNPLSGDGAEHFIGYTPV, encoded by the exons ATGAacacattaaaaattattgaagCAATCAGG AAATGGTTAGGACTGCGCTCATCAGAATTATTTTcggaaaaattttatgatcAACTGAATTATGATATTGATAATTTGAATGATTATAATAAAGAATGTGATAAACTGAATGAACCTTACAATACGCcgggagttaaaaaaatttgtaaacaggttctaaaatttttaaaaactaaaGCTTTTAGATTGGATCATGAAGATTCTGTACGAGATGACTGCGTACTTTTGAACTATTggatatatgaaaaattatataagtaTTATAGTCCCACTGATAGTACTAAGGTTCCCCATGCATTTGGTTCACTTCTACCTAAGTGGTATGAACTTGTTCAAGATGAATCAAATGAAtcttattataaaaaatgtaaacctTCTACTACTATCGTCACTGAAGATAACTGGCAAGAAAGAAAGGAATTGTATGAATACTGTGTTGATTACAAAACAGTCCGTGGATATGCTGATTATTTCGATAAATGCAAGGAATATTATCCTTACTTTCAGAAAAAAGctgaattatataaaaaattcgaaaaggTTTGTTCTCCTAAGACAAAGGATTGCCCAGATTTTTATGATAGATGTAAGGAATATGAtccaaataaaattttggaaaatctTAAATGCCATAATGaaatgaagggaaaaagaGTTTCCGATGCACTACCTAAACTACTACCAGAtgtagaagaagaagccaCTGAAGTAGATAATACATATGGTGCTCCCAAGCCAACAGGTGAAGTGCCTTCTCAATTTGCTGCCACTTTACGGGGTAGAATTCCCAACACTCCAATAAAATATGGTGATTTACTTCTGGGAATAGTTGTCACTTCTATCACTTCAGGAGCTTTATATaga TTCAAAACATACCGAAGGCGTTTACGCAACGGTTTTGGATGGAACGGTACTCCTATAGGTCACCTAAACGAAGGAGGCAATGGACTGCTTGCTCAAGTGTTAGATGCACATAATCCCCTTTCTGGGGATGGAGCAGAACATTTCATAGGATACACTCCAGTGTAA
- a CDS encoding variable surface protein Vir16/32-related (encoded by transcript PVX_095995A) codes for MAEMFLSKLGFRICSRNLPSKELYDKWDKHLESIVGTHNACKLTVIDYKNDDKFLKLCSTALDYIKNYDKSTSRKQLSCNDCKLFNYWLLNKIKEEFKGKYQEVFNVLVVLWKGNNILNHHSRGNKCELDFNIASDDKSDVKKQFYEYLEDYQEVHVRAKMKDNECKKYKNYYDNNSLLGGYIKEILPDVEKNGPSSIYGENNNCNSIKVLPRLLNNTFNLSGGYAINHIHEEGLVEAIKDLQKEIPKLEEEETEASSEGAKGGPMLRKRFWSSRPIINSSDQGQAQPFPDFYEEYANVNPDFDRINIAYSPSLE; via the exons ATGGCTGAAATGTTTTTATCCAAGTTGGGATTT CGTATTTGCTCTAGAAATTTGCCCTcaaaagaattatatgataaatgGGATAAGCATTTAGAATCCATAGTTGGAACACATAATGCATGTAAATTAACAGTTatagattataaaaatgatgataaaTTTCTCAAACTGTGTTCCACTGCTTtagattatataaaaaattatgataaatcaACTAGTAGAAAACAACTTTCTTGTAATGattgtaaattatttaattattggttacttaataaaataaaagaagagTTTAAAGGGAAATATCAAGAAGTCTTTAACGTGCTTGTTGTTTTGTGGAAAGGAAACAATATACTTAATCATCACTCAAGGGGCAATAAGTGCGAGCTTGACTTTAATATTGCTTCAGATGATAAATCTGACGTAAAAAagcaattttatgaatacCTTGAAGATTATCAAGAAGTCCATGTAAGAGCTAAAATGAAAGATAatgaatgcaaaaaatataaaaattattatgataataaTTCTTTATTAGGTGGttatattaaagaaattCTTCCAgatgttgaaaaaaatggtccGTCAAGTATTTATGGCGAAAATAACAACTGTAATTCGATTAAAGTCCTACCTAGATTGCTAAATAATACCTTCAATTTATCGGGAGGATATGCCATAAACCATATACATGAAGAGGGCCTTGTCGAAGCGATCAAAGACTTACAAAAGGAAATACCAAAattggaagaagaagagactGAAGCGTCTTCTGAGGGAGCAAAAGGGG GACCCATGTTAAGAAAACGATTTTGGAGCAGCAGACCAATCATCAATTCTTCAGATCAAGGGCAAGCACAACCCTTTCCagatttttatgaagaataTGCCAATGTAAATCCCGATTTTGATAGAATAAATATAGCTTATAGTCCATCATTAGAATAA